The proteins below come from a single Afipia felis ATCC 53690 genomic window:
- a CDS encoding antibiotic biosynthesis monooxygenase family protein encodes MYIAMNRFQVKKGSEQAFETLWATRETYLSELEGFIEFHLLRGPVADDHQLYSTHTTWASKAAFEGWTKSEQFRKSHARAENSTGNSLYLGHPKFEGFEIIQTERNTKAAA; translated from the coding sequence ATGTACATCGCAATGAACAGGTTTCAGGTGAAGAAGGGCTCGGAGCAGGCGTTCGAGACGCTGTGGGCAACGCGCGAGACCTATCTCAGCGAGCTTGAAGGATTCATCGAGTTTCATCTGCTGCGCGGCCCAGTTGCCGACGACCATCAGCTTTATTCGACGCACACGACCTGGGCGAGCAAGGCCGCGTTCGAGGGCTGGACCAAGTCGGAGCAGTTCCGCAAGTCGCATGCCCGCGCGGAGAACAGCACCGGCAACAGCCTCTATCTCGGTCATCCGAAGTTCGAGGGCTTCGAGATTATCCAGACCGAGCGCAACACCAAGGCGGCGGCCTGA
- a CDS encoding energy transducer TonB family protein — protein sequence MTAVTMFDDRERADVYRWVTSALIVTALHSLVFVSWTFWPEPLPPVGDAHPQMVIELSLVPTTTQDTPLDLAPGEVMQESEASTASVTPQASSEEAFAPTLPVAESDVVLPAAQPKETKSDEVKKEPHKGDAKEAPPVKKPDDKKKKSVDRRAAPKTTAAPRAEHRAQHVASSSSGMEAMASVLPSYRQRVAAHLQRYKQYPTELRAAGIRGTSRLTFTIDRSGHVLASRLSGSSGNAGLDAETMAMIRRAQPLPPFPPEITVSSMSFTVPVQFSVR from the coding sequence ATGACCGCCGTAACGATGTTCGATGATCGCGAGCGGGCCGATGTCTATCGTTGGGTGACATCGGCCCTGATCGTCACGGCGTTGCACAGCCTTGTGTTTGTCAGCTGGACGTTCTGGCCGGAGCCGCTGCCTCCGGTCGGCGATGCCCATCCACAGATGGTCATCGAACTGTCGCTGGTGCCCACCACCACGCAGGATACACCGCTCGATCTTGCGCCGGGCGAGGTGATGCAGGAATCGGAAGCGTCGACGGCGTCCGTGACGCCTCAAGCCTCAAGCGAGGAGGCGTTCGCGCCGACGCTTCCGGTCGCGGAGTCGGACGTCGTGCTGCCCGCGGCTCAGCCGAAGGAAACGAAATCCGACGAGGTGAAGAAAGAGCCGCACAAGGGCGACGCCAAGGAAGCGCCGCCGGTGAAGAAGCCTGACGATAAAAAGAAGAAATCCGTCGACCGCAGGGCCGCGCCGAAAACCACGGCGGCGCCTCGCGCGGAACACCGCGCGCAACATGTGGCCTCGAGTTCGTCAGGCATGGAGGCGATGGCAAGTGTGCTGCCGTCCTATCGCCAGCGTGTCGCCGCGCATTTGCAGCGCTATAAGCAGTACCCAACGGAACTGCGTGCGGCCGGCATTCGCGGCACGTCGCGGTTGACGTTTACGATCGACCGTTCGGGGCATGTGCTCGCGAGCCGGTTGAGCGGGTCATCAGGCAATGCCGGTCTCGATGCCGAGACCATGGCGATGATCCGAAGGGCGCAACCGCTGCCGCCGTTTCCACCCGAGATTACCGTGAGTTCGATGAGCTTCACGGTGCCGGTGCAATTTTCCGTGAGATAG
- a CDS encoding FecCD family ABC transporter permease, which produces MTTTSTGAAKLPVRLRRPPAALTLVLLLGLLVAILLISATIGAANIPFHRLWPALGIGPADASVIARDKLVLFSIRLPRLACAAMIGAMLAMAGAMMQGLFRNALADPALVGVSSGGAFAAALTIVIGDSLLAGHPYFSLDLLPVAAFAGSLATTFALYRIASSAGRTSVAIFLLAGLAIAALANAGIGLLVFVADDRQLRDITFWLLGSLSGATWTKAAMLAPVLFAMLIAAPMLARPLDLLVLGEAEAFHAGVAVERIKRIAIVLISAMTGASVAVCGVVGFVGIIVPHLLRIVIGPGHRLLLPASALLGAILMVAADSCARVIAAPAEVPIGILTAAVGAPFFLVLLLRQRTLVSL; this is translated from the coding sequence ATGACCACCACATCAACAGGCGCAGCAAAGCTGCCGGTGCGATTGCGCCGGCCGCCAGCCGCGCTGACGCTTGTCCTACTGCTTGGCCTGCTTGTCGCCATCCTGCTGATATCCGCCACCATCGGCGCTGCAAATATTCCGTTTCACCGGTTGTGGCCTGCGCTCGGGATTGGTCCGGCCGATGCGTCCGTGATCGCGCGCGACAAGCTCGTGCTGTTTTCGATCCGCTTGCCGCGCCTCGCCTGCGCAGCGATGATCGGCGCCATGCTGGCAATGGCCGGCGCGATGATGCAAGGGCTGTTCCGCAACGCGCTAGCTGATCCGGCGCTGGTCGGCGTCTCCAGCGGCGGCGCATTTGCCGCCGCGCTTACGATTGTCATCGGGGACTCGCTGCTCGCCGGTCATCCCTACTTCAGTCTCGACCTGCTGCCCGTCGCAGCCTTCGCAGGCTCGCTCGCGACTACCTTCGCCCTCTATCGCATCGCAAGCTCCGCCGGACGCACCTCCGTCGCGATCTTCCTGCTGGCGGGCCTTGCCATCGCAGCGCTCGCCAATGCAGGGATCGGCCTTCTGGTGTTCGTCGCCGACGACCGCCAGTTGCGCGACATCACGTTCTGGCTGCTCGGCTCACTCAGCGGCGCGACCTGGACCAAGGCCGCCATGCTCGCGCCCGTGTTGTTCGCCATGCTCATCGCGGCACCTATGTTGGCCCGCCCGCTCGATCTGCTGGTACTGGGCGAAGCCGAAGCGTTTCACGCCGGCGTCGCGGTGGAGCGGATCAAGCGGATTGCCATCGTGTTGATTTCGGCGATGACAGGCGCGTCCGTCGCGGTCTGCGGCGTGGTCGGCTTCGTCGGAATCATCGTGCCGCATCTGTTGCGGATCGTGATCGGGCCGGGACACCGCCTGCTTCTGCCTGCATCGGCCTTGCTCGGCGCCATCCTGATGGTTGCAGCCGACAGCTGCGCGCGCGTCATCGCCGCGCCGGCGGAAGTGCCGATCGGAATTCTGACCGCTGCCGTCGGCGCACCGTTTTTTCTCGTTCTGCTGTTGCGCCAGCGCACTCTGGTGAGCCTGTGA
- the hemP gene encoding hemin uptake protein HemP, with the protein MNAASPIDRIPPSQTDEATRQIPVTGNRMDSAELFRLSREILITHGGETYRLRLTSQNKLILTK; encoded by the coding sequence ATGAACGCTGCCTCACCAATAGATCGTATTCCACCGTCGCAGACCGACGAAGCCACGCGGCAAATCCCGGTTACCGGGAATCGCATGGACAGCGCCGAGTTGTTTCGCCTGTCGCGCGAAATTCTCATCACGCATGGCGGCGAGACCTACCGGCTGCGGCTGACCTCGCAGAACAAATTGATCCTGACGAAATAG
- a CDS encoding heme/hemin ABC transporter substrate-binding protein — protein MDVLGFLSRKTLKRFLTTALPVAVLGLQPASATDAGSKRIVSVGGAVTEILYALGLQDQIVGVDSTSLYPHEAIATKANVGYMRQLSPEGVLGLAPDLILAIEGSGPASTLDVLRQAKVPLTIIPDRFTEDGLIDKIKIIAREMKVEARGECLASAVAADLTAIKQLRSHIDRKSRIMFVMSLLDGRAMAAGRNTAADEIITLAGGTNAIDGYDGYKTISEEAIVAAKPEVILAMQRGKDSLNADMVFANPAFKLTPASATKSFIAMDGLYLLGFGPRTASAAHDLAADLYPSLEKGEHWTSRVAVTDCRTR, from the coding sequence ATGGACGTGCTGGGATTTTTGTCGCGCAAGACATTGAAACGGTTCCTGACCACAGCCCTGCCTGTCGCCGTGCTTGGCCTCCAGCCAGCCTCTGCGACCGACGCCGGGTCAAAACGTATCGTGTCCGTGGGCGGCGCCGTAACCGAGATTCTCTACGCGCTCGGTCTGCAGGACCAGATTGTCGGCGTGGACAGCACGAGCCTCTACCCGCACGAGGCGATCGCAACCAAGGCCAATGTCGGATATATGCGGCAGCTCTCGCCGGAAGGCGTCCTCGGCCTCGCGCCCGATCTGATCCTGGCGATCGAGGGTTCTGGCCCTGCTTCGACGCTGGACGTGTTGCGCCAGGCGAAAGTGCCGCTGACGATCATTCCTGATCGCTTCACCGAAGACGGCCTCATCGACAAGATCAAAATCATCGCCCGGGAAATGAAGGTCGAAGCACGCGGCGAATGCCTGGCGTCAGCGGTCGCCGCCGATCTGACCGCTATCAAGCAGCTGCGCTCTCATATCGACCGCAAATCGCGGATCATGTTCGTGATGTCGCTACTTGACGGACGGGCGATGGCGGCCGGACGCAATACGGCGGCGGATGAAATTATCACGCTGGCCGGTGGCACCAACGCCATCGACGGTTATGACGGCTACAAGACCATCAGCGAGGAAGCCATCGTCGCGGCGAAGCCCGAAGTCATTCTCGCCATGCAACGCGGCAAGGATTCACTGAACGCGGACATGGTGTTCGCGAATCCGGCGTTCAAACTGACGCCCGCGTCGGCAACGAAATCCTTCATCGCCATGGACGGCCTCTATCTGCTTGGCTTCGGCCCACGTACAGCATCAGCCGCACACGATCTCGCGGCTGATCTCTATCCGTCGCTCGAAAAGGGCGAGCATTGGACCTCCCGCGTCGCCGTGACCGATTGCCGGACGCGATGA
- a CDS encoding AMP-binding protein: MTLAISRGETASAAPYSGIVRAILDSVDRFPEGQFVHAKRNGLFSTASYRQTLQNARCLARALQRHGLKAGDGLVINLRNSENFIPALWAALLVGLVAVPLVQNARKQLGTPRRREIFSFLGSVLHDGYVITDDPDLKGALAAAPGLKALSFDELNEEKQPAEIVESHEGHDGVRLAVLTSGTTAQQKLVGLSESAVLARWWAKVPDARDAAAFLSWSPFDHIMGLGLAAPNLGRKIHLDAEWFAANPLSWLDVIEQTGATHATMTNFGMSLIVEALKNEPMRRWDLSRVRKIGIGAEQISRPLCQSFLSLLTSFGLCKESIILGYGLTECGPVAGGGAVFSSDGAGEGPVVLDRPTAGHAVRIVGDDGTVLAEDVIGLIEVQGPTMTCGYVGDEEGTARLLTADGWLRTGDLGLLRNGFLTVAGREKDQIVINAKKFSCLEIEKNIISQSRYRQVYAAPLRDDLTRRSPAVGKPLAIFVVDESGQSHDLADTAAEIRSIVTSAYQFAPSVVGLINSEDVPRTSLGKVQRFSLAALVDDPCFGGKLHSLAEPPVDVVPDTKLTGIERTITEIWSRLLKCGPAIDRHSDFFALGGDSILALQMCFAIEERFGLHLPLEDLAERSTLSDFVNFVSARIEQAPEHRTADPSSQSVSTLPDRIVERMSGLLAHWPGQETSKGSFLRRMGRIQEGTPVFWCLQTEEEALQFGQVVGAHRPAFAMRSGYLFLDYGAPIAKAFVARYVEEIKQAHPAGPYVIGGNCQGAIVAIEVARALLAEGRQVQLLAVADTLIADLFEGHPFAAPVALLLPNRSKFNPYRKFMFPDAGLKKLFPSGHRTSVLSAGYAAIMLGKAGEHLAENLEEAIAWSAHQSSQDMSGRICGGYPESIYAGAIAGPYSKLVVRPGQLFRVDVTVYNHSPLDWRPFDESGIALGNHWLSRNGEVIIWSDGRAPLTETIVPGARGRMLIDIVAPHKPGLYLLEFDLVEEGIRWFSEKYMTPLHVSVVVEDSLAAFSSELWKTGGWRRWLRASRRSLAAKLRSTQGRH; encoded by the coding sequence ATGACGCTCGCCATTTCCCGAGGGGAGACCGCAAGCGCCGCTCCTTATTCCGGCATCGTGCGCGCGATCCTCGATTCGGTCGACAGATTTCCGGAAGGCCAGTTCGTCCACGCCAAACGAAATGGCCTGTTCTCGACCGCGTCCTATCGGCAGACACTGCAAAATGCGAGGTGCCTTGCCCGGGCTCTGCAACGGCATGGCCTGAAGGCGGGCGACGGTCTCGTTATCAATCTTCGAAACAGCGAGAATTTCATTCCCGCTCTTTGGGCGGCACTTCTCGTTGGTCTTGTGGCTGTGCCTCTCGTGCAGAATGCTCGTAAGCAACTCGGCACGCCGCGCCGCAGGGAAATATTTTCCTTTCTGGGCTCGGTCCTGCACGACGGGTACGTGATCACCGATGATCCGGATCTGAAAGGTGCGCTGGCAGCAGCACCAGGATTGAAGGCTCTTTCGTTCGATGAGTTGAACGAAGAAAAGCAGCCGGCCGAGATCGTCGAGAGCCACGAAGGTCACGACGGTGTGCGGCTCGCGGTACTGACGTCGGGAACGACGGCGCAGCAAAAACTCGTGGGGCTGAGCGAAAGCGCGGTTCTGGCGCGCTGGTGGGCGAAGGTGCCAGATGCGCGGGATGCTGCGGCCTTCCTGTCGTGGTCGCCCTTTGACCACATCATGGGTCTCGGCCTTGCCGCGCCGAATCTGGGACGCAAGATCCATCTCGACGCGGAATGGTTTGCGGCAAATCCGCTCTCCTGGCTCGATGTCATCGAGCAAACGGGAGCCACACACGCGACCATGACGAATTTCGGCATGTCGCTCATCGTTGAGGCTCTCAAGAACGAGCCGATGCGGCGATGGGACCTCAGCCGTGTTCGGAAGATCGGCATTGGCGCGGAGCAGATTTCCAGGCCGCTTTGCCAAAGCTTTCTAAGTCTCCTGACATCATTCGGCTTATGCAAAGAATCGATCATTCTCGGCTACGGCCTCACCGAATGCGGCCCCGTGGCCGGCGGCGGAGCCGTTTTTTCATCGGACGGGGCGGGAGAAGGGCCGGTGGTTCTTGACCGGCCAACTGCGGGTCACGCCGTACGTATCGTCGGCGATGACGGAACGGTTCTGGCTGAAGACGTGATCGGTCTTATCGAGGTGCAGGGGCCGACCATGACTTGCGGCTATGTCGGAGACGAAGAGGGGACCGCACGTCTATTAACGGCTGATGGCTGGCTTCGGACGGGTGATCTCGGACTTCTTCGCAACGGCTTCCTCACGGTTGCCGGCCGTGAAAAGGATCAGATCGTCATTAACGCCAAAAAGTTTTCATGCCTGGAGATCGAGAAAAACATCATATCTCAAAGCCGATATCGTCAGGTTTACGCTGCGCCACTTCGAGATGATTTGACCCGGCGCAGCCCTGCCGTGGGAAAACCATTGGCCATATTTGTTGTAGACGAAAGCGGCCAAAGTCATGATCTGGCAGATACGGCGGCCGAGATTCGCTCCATCGTGACATCGGCCTACCAATTCGCTCCGTCGGTTGTCGGGCTGATCAACAGCGAAGACGTGCCACGGACGTCGCTTGGAAAAGTACAACGCTTTTCTCTCGCAGCGCTGGTTGATGATCCTTGTTTCGGCGGGAAACTTCATAGTCTCGCTGAGCCGCCTGTGGATGTTGTGCCGGATACGAAGCTGACCGGCATCGAGCGGACGATCACCGAAATCTGGTCCCGGCTTTTAAAATGCGGCCCGGCGATCGATCGGCATTCCGATTTTTTCGCGCTGGGCGGTGACTCCATTCTGGCGCTTCAGATGTGCTTTGCGATCGAGGAGCGCTTCGGCCTTCACCTTCCCCTGGAAGATCTTGCTGAGCGTTCCACACTGTCGGATTTCGTGAATTTCGTTTCTGCTCGAATCGAGCAAGCTCCGGAACACCGGACTGCTGATCCCTCATCGCAAAGCGTGTCGACACTTCCGGACCGGATCGTCGAGAGAATGAGTGGGCTTCTGGCCCATTGGCCGGGGCAGGAAACGTCGAAAGGCAGTTTCTTGCGCCGCATGGGGCGGATACAGGAAGGAACACCTGTCTTCTGGTGCTTGCAGACCGAAGAGGAAGCCTTGCAGTTCGGCCAGGTCGTCGGTGCGCACAGGCCGGCTTTTGCCATGAGGTCCGGATATCTGTTTCTCGACTATGGTGCGCCGATAGCGAAGGCGTTCGTCGCGCGTTATGTCGAGGAGATCAAGCAGGCCCATCCGGCGGGGCCTTATGTGATCGGAGGCAATTGCCAGGGAGCAATCGTGGCGATCGAGGTGGCGCGTGCACTGCTGGCGGAAGGACGTCAGGTGCAACTCCTTGCGGTTGCGGACACGCTCATTGCCGATTTGTTCGAAGGCCATCCCTTCGCTGCGCCCGTTGCGCTTCTGCTGCCTAATCGAAGCAAGTTCAACCCGTACAGGAAGTTCATGTTTCCTGATGCCGGGTTGAAGAAGCTCTTTCCCTCCGGCCACAGAACATCGGTACTGTCTGCTGGTTATGCGGCCATCATGCTTGGAAAAGCAGGCGAGCACCTGGCGGAGAATCTGGAAGAAGCGATCGCGTGGTCGGCGCACCAATCGTCTCAAGATATGAGTGGCAGGATTTGCGGTGGCTACCCGGAATCTATTTACGCAGGCGCGATCGCCGGTCCTTACTCCAAGCTGGTTGTGCGACCGGGACAGCTGTTTCGCGTCGATGTCACGGTCTACAATCATAGCCCGCTCGATTGGAGACCTTTTGATGAAAGCGGCATTGCGCTCGGCAACCATTGGCTATCGCGCAATGGCGAGGTGATCATCTGGTCGGACGGACGAGCGCCTCTGACGGAAACGATCGTGCCCGGTGCCCGCGGGCGAATGCTGATCGATATCGTCGCGCCTCATAAACCCGGCCTTTATCTCCTGGAGTTCGATCTCGTGGAGGAAGGCATTCGATGGTTCAGTGAAAAGTATATGACTCCTCTCCACGTTTCTGTGGTTGTCGAGGACAGCCTAGCTGCGTTCTCGAGCGAACTTTGGAAAACTGGCGGATGGCGGAGATGGCTGCGGGCGTCACGGCGCTCCCTGGCAGCGAAGTTGCGGTCCACGCAAGGCAGACATTAG
- a CDS encoding TonB-dependent hemoglobin/transferrin/lactoferrin family receptor, which yields MAIVAGSARALAWGVSLVALSIGGATNGRAQAQTVSNSSQASSSDRSVAAESRVRSARAQVEDARAPQSLDTITVTASKTEERAVDALAPVSVVTSEQVELLQASTIGNLIYNVPGVWMQDRGDEPSTSINIRGLQDFGRVAYIVDGARQNYQRTGHFANGSFFLNPELVSGVDIVRGPTANIYGSGAIGGVASFRTKDIDDVVRAGERWGVDVHSIIGSNNSRAMGSIFAGARVNPNVDIFAGGTYSTQGNYKDGTGYEVANTWNRLSSGIGKLTMRPADGHEIKLSTIFQENLYNVGQPPRKAGDPNTSAGTGGTSIYASDVKNYTTTLGWKYSQPDDKLFDWDAKIYWNRTENDQVKIAHTSGSSFGNCIGVAPGNSISGCIGDPRSYNLDTYGFDIHNTSRVETDDWRHAFTYGVDGFQDKVATFDLSGNSNETTPAGKRTVWGSFFQYKANYRSLLEVVSAVRYDNYELTSNVGGNKGDRFSPKITVGLLPEAVVTPYVSYAEGYRAPSITETLVNGSHVSATPYDAFFVCPSGQQLPGPPGTNTSLFCFLPNANLRPEVGKTKEIGFNVKKNDLFTAGDSFRGKFNVFRNDVEDYIDLVAFSTPSAPPAYGVYMPFYQYQNIASARIEGVELETMYDAQAWFLGVSATFQRGKNEQTGIGLYSIQPQKITTTAGIRFAENKAQLSMAWTNVKGNTDIPANYLPGTSYDLVNLYLSVKPTKNLTLMASVENLLNQYYRPYAIPRSSIGGETQNDALWASAGAGITFKGGLKYHFGG from the coding sequence ATGGCAATCGTTGCCGGCAGCGCGCGTGCGCTGGCGTGGGGAGTTTCGCTCGTTGCTTTGAGCATAGGTGGCGCGACAAACGGTCGCGCGCAGGCGCAGACAGTATCGAACTCGTCTCAAGCATCGTCATCCGATCGAAGCGTTGCGGCTGAATCGCGCGTGCGGAGCGCGCGTGCGCAGGTGGAAGATGCCCGCGCGCCGCAATCGCTGGACACGATCACGGTGACGGCTTCGAAAACGGAGGAGCGTGCGGTTGATGCGCTCGCACCGGTCAGCGTCGTGACGTCCGAGCAGGTTGAACTGCTTCAGGCGAGCACCATCGGCAACCTCATCTATAACGTGCCAGGCGTTTGGATGCAGGATCGAGGCGACGAACCTTCGACCTCGATCAACATCCGTGGTCTGCAGGACTTCGGCCGCGTCGCCTATATCGTCGACGGTGCGCGGCAGAACTATCAGCGCACCGGCCATTTCGCGAACGGTTCGTTCTTTCTCAACCCCGAACTCGTCAGCGGCGTCGATATCGTGCGTGGCCCGACCGCGAACATCTACGGTTCGGGTGCGATCGGTGGCGTCGCTTCGTTCCGCACCAAGGATATCGACGATGTGGTCCGTGCCGGTGAACGCTGGGGTGTCGACGTCCACTCGATCATCGGCTCCAACAATTCGCGCGCGATGGGCTCGATCTTCGCGGGTGCCCGGGTCAATCCGAACGTCGATATTTTTGCCGGCGGTACTTATTCGACGCAGGGCAATTACAAGGACGGCACCGGCTACGAGGTCGCCAACACCTGGAACAGGCTCTCCAGCGGCATCGGCAAGCTGACGATGCGTCCTGCTGATGGTCATGAAATCAAGCTCAGCACGATCTTCCAGGAGAACCTGTATAACGTCGGTCAGCCGCCCCGGAAGGCCGGCGATCCAAACACATCCGCAGGGACCGGTGGCACATCGATCTACGCCTCCGACGTCAAGAACTACACCACAACGCTTGGCTGGAAGTATTCGCAACCCGACGACAAGCTGTTCGATTGGGACGCAAAGATTTACTGGAACCGGACGGAGAACGATCAGGTCAAGATCGCGCACACCAGCGGGTCATCCTTTGGCAACTGCATCGGCGTAGCGCCCGGAAACAGTATTTCTGGATGTATCGGCGATCCGCGCAGTTACAATCTGGATACCTATGGTTTTGATATCCACAACACGTCGCGCGTCGAGACCGATGATTGGCGTCACGCCTTCACTTACGGCGTGGACGGTTTTCAGGACAAGGTTGCGACGTTTGACTTGAGCGGAAACTCAAACGAGACGACGCCTGCGGGCAAGCGGACGGTGTGGGGCAGCTTCTTCCAGTACAAGGCCAACTACCGCTCGCTGTTGGAAGTTGTCAGCGCGGTCCGCTACGATAACTATGAACTGACGTCGAATGTCGGCGGCAACAAGGGTGATCGCTTCTCGCCGAAGATTACGGTCGGTCTGCTGCCCGAAGCGGTTGTGACGCCTTACGTCAGCTATGCCGAAGGCTACCGTGCACCGTCCATCACCGAAACGCTGGTGAACGGCAGCCACGTATCGGCAACGCCTTATGACGCATTTTTCGTATGTCCGTCGGGCCAGCAACTTCCTGGACCGCCGGGCACCAACACGTCGCTGTTCTGTTTCCTGCCGAATGCGAACTTGCGGCCGGAAGTCGGCAAGACAAAGGAAATCGGCTTCAACGTCAAAAAGAACGACCTGTTCACGGCCGGTGACAGCTTCCGCGGCAAGTTCAACGTCTTCCGCAACGATGTCGAGGACTATATCGATCTCGTGGCCTTCAGCACGCCGTCGGCGCCTCCGGCCTATGGCGTCTACATGCCATTCTACCAGTATCAGAATATTGCGTCGGCCCGGATCGAGGGTGTCGAACTTGAGACGATGTATGACGCGCAGGCATGGTTCCTCGGCGTTTCCGCAACATTCCAGCGCGGCAAGAACGAACAGACCGGCATCGGTCTCTACAGCATCCAGCCGCAGAAGATCACCACCACGGCAGGGATCCGTTTTGCCGAGAACAAGGCCCAACTGTCGATGGCGTGGACCAACGTCAAGGGCAACACGGATATTCCGGCCAACTATCTGCCAGGCACGTCCTACGATCTCGTCAATCTCTATTTGTCGGTGAAGCCGACGAAGAATTTGACCCTGATGGCTTCGGTCGAAAATCTGCTCAATCAGTATTATCGACCCTACGCCATCCCGCGTTCGTCAATCGGGGGAGAGACGCAGAACGACGCGTTGTGGGCGAGTGCAGGTGCCGGCATCACATTCAAGGGCGGTCTCAAATATCACTTCGGAGGATAG
- a CDS encoding YdcF family protein: MDPDLIGKCLFLEDNLIKADVAIVFGMNDWRRPVERAIDLHQSGKAKFLLFTGGYNSNIRECEATAMSDFARDSGLPDRAILVEPRAAHTEENIIFARQVLDAHSELRNFRSVTLVTIHYHLRRAILAARRHLPVSVELGWVSYPSVHYSAADWHKSAHGRSNADSEIAKIERYYAMSLSDLADQRP, from the coding sequence ATGGATCCTGATCTGATCGGAAAGTGCCTTTTTCTGGAAGACAATTTGATCAAGGCGGACGTCGCCATTGTCTTCGGCATGAACGACTGGAGGCGCCCGGTGGAGCGGGCTATTGACCTTCATCAGTCCGGCAAAGCGAAGTTTCTTCTTTTCACGGGCGGCTACAACAGCAACATCCGAGAGTGTGAGGCGACAGCCATGTCTGACTTCGCGCGGGATTCAGGTCTGCCAGACCGGGCTATTCTCGTAGAGCCTCGTGCTGCTCACACGGAAGAAAACATCATCTTTGCAAGGCAAGTTCTGGATGCGCATTCGGAGCTCCGCAATTTTCGTTCCGTCACTCTCGTGACGATCCATTATCATCTGCGTCGGGCAATCCTGGCGGCGAGAAGGCATTTGCCTGTATCGGTCGAGCTCGGATGGGTTTCCTATCCGAGCGTTCATTATTCTGCGGCCGACTGGCACAAGTCGGCGCACGGAAGATCAAATGCTGATTCGGAAATCGCAAAGATCGAAAGATACTATGCCATGTCATTGAGCGATTTGGCGGATCAGCGTCCATGA
- the hutX gene encoding heme utilization cystosolic carrier protein HutX, which translates to MATATSVADGGPSLRRYMADNPGAVIEDAAREHGVTPRAVLEALPEPMRRFVPGDRFEAVMQDIAGWGEITFIVHTDDAIFEFTGEIPKGAMGHGYFNLMQPKGLHGHFRPQRCATIAFVERSFRGKSSAFIAFVNVDGGIMYKVFIGREEGGALRADQLARFRALVSEPVG; encoded by the coding sequence ATGGCGACGGCGACATCGGTGGCGGATGGCGGGCCGAGCCTTCGCCGATACATGGCCGACAATCCAGGCGCGGTGATCGAGGACGCCGCGCGCGAGCACGGCGTGACGCCACGGGCCGTGCTGGAGGCTTTGCCCGAACCTATGCGGCGCTTCGTTCCGGGTGACCGGTTCGAGGCGGTGATGCAGGACATCGCCGGGTGGGGCGAGATCACGTTCATCGTACACACTGATGATGCGATCTTCGAATTTACCGGCGAAATCCCGAAAGGTGCGATGGGCCACGGCTATTTCAACCTGATGCAGCCGAAGGGTCTGCACGGGCATTTCCGCCCGCAGCGTTGCGCCACCATCGCTTTCGTCGAGCGCAGTTTCCGCGGCAAGTCGTCGGCGTTCATTGCGTTCGTCAATGTCGACGGCGGCATCATGTACAAGGTGTTCATCGGCCGCGAGGAGGGCGGCGCGCTTCGAGCCGACCAGCTTGCCCGTTTCCGGGCGCTGGTGTCGGAGCCTGTTGGATAG